In Rhodospirillum rubrum ATCC 11170, a genomic segment contains:
- the pssA gene encoding CDP-diacylglycerol--serine O-phosphatidyltransferase yields MVRHPHVLRRSTPRFQGMPFNKMVPNMLTLLALCAGLTSIRYGLHGEYQKAVVALVFSAIFDGLDGRVARLLKGTSQFGAELDSLSDFVCFGVAPAMLLYLWTMSGAGGIGWALVLLYVVCCGLRLARFNTQLMGEKDLPSWAYNYFTGVPAPAAAGLVLLPMILSFESGADFLVSPVVAGVFLVGVAALMVSKLPTFSFKKAKIPHVYVLPLMLAIGVLAAFLVTNPWLTLGGLGLFYLALLPFGLRSFRKLQREAQQVTGEIAEETVGAPPEP; encoded by the coding sequence GGAGCACCCCGCGATTTCAGGGGATGCCGTTCAACAAGATGGTCCCCAATATGCTGACCTTGCTGGCGCTTTGCGCCGGCTTGACGTCCATTCGCTATGGGCTGCATGGGGAATACCAGAAGGCGGTGGTCGCCCTGGTGTTTTCGGCCATCTTCGACGGCCTGGACGGGCGGGTGGCGCGCTTGCTCAAGGGCACCAGCCAGTTCGGCGCCGAACTCGACAGCCTGTCGGATTTCGTCTGCTTCGGCGTCGCCCCGGCGATGCTTTTGTATTTATGGACGATGAGCGGCGCCGGTGGCATCGGCTGGGCCCTGGTCTTGCTCTATGTCGTGTGCTGCGGCCTGCGGCTGGCCCGGTTCAATACCCAGTTGATGGGCGAAAAGGACCTGCCGTCCTGGGCCTATAACTATTTCACCGGGGTGCCCGCCCCGGCGGCGGCCGGTCTGGTGTTGTTGCCGATGATCTTGTCGTTTGAAAGCGGCGCCGATTTCCTGGTCAGCCCGGTGGTTGCCGGGGTGTTCCTGGTTGGTGTGGCGGCGCTGATGGTCAGCAAGCTGCCGACCTTCAGCTTCAAGAAAGCCAAGATCCCCCACGTCTATGTGCTGCCGCTGATGCTGGCCATCGGCGTTTTGGCCGCCTTTCTGGTGACCAATCCCTGGCTGACGCTGGGCGGCCTTGGCCTGTTCTATCTGGCCCTGCTGCCCTTCGGCCTGCGCTCGTTCCGCAAGCTTCAGCGCGAGGCCCAGCAGGTGACGGGCGAAATCGCCGAGGAAACGGTCGGCGCTCCGCCCGAGCCCTGA
- a CDS encoding Lon protease family protein, whose product MTVSPLGAPALRRPCDPAGLPFETTADLTAPKGPLGQERALEAVAFALAMAAPGYNLFCMGPEGTGKRALTGALLAEAARQKPTPDDWVILHDPADPLRPTPLRLPAGRAKGFLAAVDALATDWTAEWSAPAAEDGGAAFADLPDVAPLFARLSQDSATGKIWRAEALVSHAPGAGAPIIREDNPTRAALSGWVEHVAAPGAPVVSLIRPGALQRANGGFLLLDAHKVLTTPGAWEDLKHSLRHGQIRVVTEAERALGAVAAPTPEPSPLPLALKVVLFGEPDLYYDLWDSDPEFAALFKVAADFDDQMKRTPEAVLGLARVLAEGGRAEDLPPLDRGAVARIVDRAVRLAEDTDKLTARMEPLIDLAREAGFFARQDGAGVIGRDHVERALTAQERREGRVRDLLLEEILDGTIRVETTGAVVGQINGLAVLDYGRASFGRPSRITCAVRVGRGEVTDIEREVDLGGPLHSKGVLILSAFLSTRFSVDGLLNLAASLVFEQSYCEVDGDSASSPELYALLSALAEAPIRQSLAVTGSVDQFGNIQPIGGVNEKIEGFFEVCAARGLTGDQGVLIPRANLRNLMLRDEVVEACDTGLFHVYPIATVDEGIAILTGLIPGERGRDGGFPEGSLNRRVARRLESFARRSRETFDGPPRRGRP is encoded by the coding sequence CCGAGGGCACGGGAAAGCGCGCCCTGACCGGCGCCCTGCTGGCCGAGGCGGCCCGCCAAAAGCCCACCCCCGACGACTGGGTGATCCTGCACGATCCGGCCGATCCCCTGCGCCCGACCCCCTTGCGCCTGCCCGCCGGGCGGGCCAAGGGGTTCCTTGCGGCCGTTGACGCCCTGGCCACCGATTGGACGGCCGAATGGAGCGCGCCTGCCGCCGAAGACGGCGGCGCCGCCTTCGCCGATCTGCCCGATGTGGCGCCGCTCTTCGCCCGCCTCAGTCAGGACAGCGCCACCGGCAAGATCTGGCGGGCCGAAGCTTTGGTCAGCCACGCGCCCGGCGCGGGCGCGCCGATCATTCGCGAGGATAACCCGACGCGGGCCGCCCTTTCGGGATGGGTGGAACATGTGGCCGCCCCCGGCGCGCCGGTGGTCAGCCTGATCCGCCCGGGCGCCCTGCAGCGGGCCAATGGCGGCTTTCTACTGCTCGATGCCCATAAGGTGCTGACGACGCCGGGCGCCTGGGAAGACCTCAAGCACAGCCTGCGTCACGGCCAGATCCGCGTTGTCACCGAAGCCGAGCGCGCCTTGGGCGCCGTGGCGGCGCCGACGCCCGAGCCTTCGCCCCTGCCGCTCGCCCTCAAGGTCGTGCTGTTTGGCGAGCCCGATCTCTACTATGACCTGTGGGACAGCGACCCCGAATTCGCCGCCCTGTTCAAGGTCGCCGCCGATTTCGACGACCAGATGAAGCGCACCCCCGAAGCGGTGCTGGGCTTGGCGCGGGTTCTGGCCGAGGGCGGTCGCGCCGAGGACCTGCCGCCGCTTGATCGCGGCGCCGTCGCCCGCATCGTCGATCGCGCCGTGCGTCTGGCTGAGGATACGGACAAGCTGACCGCGCGCATGGAGCCGCTGATCGATTTGGCGCGCGAGGCCGGGTTCTTCGCCCGCCAAGACGGCGCCGGGGTGATCGGCCGCGACCATGTGGAGCGCGCCCTGACCGCCCAGGAACGCCGCGAGGGCCGGGTCCGCGACCTGCTGCTCGAAGAGATCCTCGACGGCACCATCCGCGTCGAGACCACCGGCGCGGTGGTCGGCCAGATCAACGGGCTGGCCGTGCTCGATTACGGCCGCGCCAGCTTCGGCCGGCCCAGCCGCATCACCTGCGCCGTGCGCGTCGGCCGCGGCGAGGTCACCGATATCGAGCGCGAGGTCGATCTGGGCGGGCCGCTGCACAGCAAGGGGGTGCTGATCCTGTCGGCCTTCCTGTCGACGCGCTTTTCGGTCGACGGCCTGCTCAATCTGGCGGCCAGTCTGGTCTTCGAGCAATCCTATTGCGAGGTCGACGGCGATTCGGCCTCGTCGCCCGAGCTTTACGCCCTGCTTTCGGCCCTGGCCGAGGCGCCGATCCGCCAGTCGCTGGCGGTGACCGGCTCGGTCGACCAGTTCGGCAATATCCAGCCGATCGGCGGCGTGAATGAAAAGATCGAGGGCTTTTTCGAGGTCTGCGCGGCGCGTGGCCTGACCGGCGATCAGGGCGTGCTGATTCCGCGCGCCAATCTGCGCAATCTGATGCTGCGCGACGAGGTGGTCGAGGCCTGCGACACAGGCCTTTTCCACGTTTATCCGATCGCCACCGTCGACGAGGGCATCGCCATCCTGACCGGGCTGATCCCGGGCGAGCGCGGCCGCGACGGCGGCTTCCCCGAGGGCTCGCTTAATCGCCGGGTCGCCCGCCGCCTGGAAAGCTTCGCGCGGCGCTCGCGCGAGACCTTCGATGGTCCGCCGCGACGCGGCCGACCGTAA